A region of Solea solea chromosome 7, fSolSol10.1, whole genome shotgun sequence DNA encodes the following proteins:
- the relt gene encoding tumor necrosis factor receptor superfamily member 19L translates to MRNHLCCAALVLLMVFRCGGTAAVQCWWGQGCVCLQCPAGEEPSKACGLIRSPTEEVQCQLCQTGTFSDALDAELCRPHASCKVLGRKVTTNGTATSDAICGDCLPGFQSTNSGDVSTQSPCLTTSHVRTVRTVGKGPSAGAGGPSNGTVVRSPEEKTAEYAVFALVPVFCVMGLLGILICNTLKKKGYNCITEKEGGDEETATPQKEGNSCPYDVNEDTIGVLVRLITEKKENAAALEELLLEYESKQMAMKKGSSIKLCPHQSHLHTISGLSGLAPRHGYRCSRCAQRKWPPVIIPPLDSLKDPLKPPQSLFLPCLDTSTKHEKSPLLEEVFIDTHHTQIVVPNTAQKAEVQEKKEGELTVLSVGRFQVAQIPEQKPVAMETKTSSQEQRNSLFGGKHFSSSSSGLKR, encoded by the exons ATGAGGAACCACCTTTGCTGCGCAGCACTTGTCCTTCTCATG GTGTTCCGCTGTGGTGGGACTGCAGCAGTGCAGTGTTGGTGGGGgcaggggtgtgtgtgtctgcaatgCCCCGCAGGCGAGGAGCCCTCTAAG GCTTGTGGGCTAATCCGAAGTCCAACAGAGGAAGTGCAGTGCCAATTGTGCCAGACTGGAACCTTCTCAGATGCATTAGACGCTGAACTGTGCCGTCCACATGCCTCTTGCAAAGTCCTGGGTCGAAAGGTCACGACCAATGGCACAGCTACGTCAGATGCCATCTGTGGCGACTGTCTGCCAGG ATTTCAATCCACAAATTCAGGGGACGTTTCCACCCAAAGCCCCTGTCTGACGA CCTCTCATGTCAGAACAGTTCGTACAGTGGGTAAAGGTCCCTCGGCTGGTGCAGGTGGACCGAGCAACGGCACAGTGGTGCGCAGCCCCGAGGAGAAGACGGCAGAGTATGCTGTTTTTGCTTTGGTGCCCGTCTTCTGTGTAATGGGCCTGTTGGGGATCCTCATCTGCAACACCCTAAAAAAGAAGGGATACAACTGCATTACtgagaaggaaggaggggatGAAGAGACCGCAACACCACAGAAAGAAG GTAACAGTTGTCCCTACGACGTGAACGAAGACACCATCGGCGTCCTGGTTCGCCTCATCACTGAAAAGAAAG aaaatGCTGCTGCACTGGAGGAACTGCTACTGGAGTACGAGAGCAAACAGATGGCCATGAAGAAAGGCTCCTCAATCAA ACTCTGCCCCCATCAGTCCCACCTCCACACCATCTCTGGCCTCTCCGGTCTGGCCCCCAGACACGGCTACCGCTGCTCCCGGTGTGCTCAGAGAAAATGGCCCCCTGTTATTATACCTCCTCTGGATTCCCTCAAAGATCCGCTCAAGCCCCCGCAGTCCCTCTTCCTGCCCTGCTTGGACACATCCACCAAACATGAGAAGAGCCCCCTGCTGGAAGAAGTGTTTATTGACACCCACCACACTCAAATTGTTGTGCCAAATACTGCACAGAAGGCCGAAGTGcaagagaagaaggagggagaACTGACAGTGTTGTCTGTGGGCAG ATTTCAGGTTGCTCAGATCCCGGAGCAGAAGCCTGTAGCCATGGAAACCAAGACATCATCCCAAGAGCAGAGGAACTCCCTGTTTGGCGGGAAACATTTCTCCTCTTCGTCATCTGGCCTCAAGAG atga
- the p2ry2.1 gene encoding P2Y purinoceptor 2 yields the protein MSAFDNSTVEMNYSAFYCRFNEEFKYILLPVSYALVFVIGLALNATALYVIVFCTKQWKPSTIYMFNLTMCDTLYVFTLPFLVYYYADENDWPFTEPLCKIIRFLFYANLYGSILFLSCISLHRFIGICYPVHSLYWVSARRARLVSVGVWAVVLLCQAPVLYFSRTSNKHGDSSRTCYDTTSPELFDDFLVYSSVVSVLMFALPFMVVMVCYGLMMRKLLEPSWESEGGDEGERGGLAAQRSKQKSVKMIIIVLAMFMLCFLPFHLTRSLYYSFRYLRQVNPAQISCSLLEASSIAYKVTRPLASANSCVDPILYFLAGQDVRSNLTKTIRAKKMSQRLTTSI from the exons ATGAGCGCCTTTGACAACAGCACTGTTGAAATGAATTACAGTGCCTTCTATTGTCGTTTCAATGAGGAGTTTAAATACATTCTCCTTCCTGTCAGCTACGCCTTGGTCTTTGTGATCGGCCTGGCGCTGAACGCAACAGCGCTGTATGTGATCGTGTTCTGCACAAAGCAATGGAAGCCGTCCACGATCTACATGTTCAACCTGACCATGTGTGACACACTCTACGTCTTCACGCTGCCCTTCCTTGTCTATTACTATGCCGATGAGAACGACTGGCCCTTCACTGAACCACTCTGCAAGATTATACGTTTCCTGTTTTATGCCAACTTATATG GGTCCATACTGTTCCTGTCCTGTATCAGTCTGCATCGCTTCATTGGCATCTGCTATCCAGTTCACTCCCTGTACTGGGTCAGTGCTCGCCGGGCTCGGCTGGTGTCTGTGGGCGTGTGGGCCGTGGTTTTACTCTGCCAGGCTCCTGTTCTCTACTTCTCAAGGACTAG TAACAAACACGGCGACTCTTCGCGGACCTGCTATGACACCACCAGCCCAGAACTCTTTGACGACTTCCTGGTGTACAGCTCAGTCGTGTCCGTGCTCATGTTTGCCCTGCCATtcatggtggtgatggtgtgcTATGGCCTCATGATGCGGAAGCTTCTCGAGCCAAGCTGGGAGTCTGAAGGGGGAGAtgagggggagaggggaggcCTGGCAGCTCAACGATCCAAGCAGAAGTCAGTGAAGATGATCATCATCGTGTTGGCCATGTTCATGCTCTGCTTCCTCCCCTTCCACCTCACCAGGAGTCTTTACTACTCTTTCAGATACCTGAGGCAGGTCAATCCGGCACAG ATTAGCTGTAGTCTGCTGGAGGCCTCCAGTATTGCCTACAAGGTAACCCGGCCTTTGGCCAGTGCCAACAGCTGCGTGGATCCCATCCTTTACTTCCTGGCTGGGCAGGACGTCCGCAGTAACCTCACAAAGACCATCAGGGCCAAAAAAATGAGCCAACGCTTGACAACATCAATCTGA